The Arachis ipaensis cultivar K30076 chromosome B10, Araip1.1, whole genome shotgun sequence DNA window TTTTTCCCGTCACTGAAATATATTGAAAGATAGAAGCAAGGATTAGGATAATATTGACTGATTTTCTTCAATCATTTTGGATGAGACACCACATCCCACTATTATTCCATGCATATAATGAAGTATAATCAACATACTCGAAAGAAGTTACATTGAAGAAACTAAATACCCATAGAATAAGTTAATTTACCAACAGAACTAAACCTTAACTCCAAAGCAATAAAGCAATCCCAAAACTACAAGCTTAAAGGTTACCAATCTAGAGATATTAAGTATTCCATATTAAAGAAGTTGgtgattaaatatttaaataaagagTATATGTAATTTCTTCAAGAactagtgaaaaaaaaaatcacctgCATATTCTGGTGCCAAGTATCCGAAAGTCCCTGCAAGCCGGGTCACTACAGACTTTTCACCTTCAGGAGCAAGTTTTACCAATCCAAAATCTGATATTTTTGCTCTGAAATCATCAGCAAGCAAAATATTCGACGACTTAAGATCTCTGTGAATGAAGCTTTGGTGGGCCATAGAATGAAGGTACTCCAGTCCTCTAGCAACATCCAGGGCAATATTGAGCCTCCTCTTCCAAGAGAGTGGCTCCATTCCAAAACTCTTCCAATGGAAAAGATGCTTACTTAGTGCACCTTGAGGCATATACTCATAAACTAGAATTCTCTCATTCCCTTCAATGGAATAACCCAAAAGAGACACTAGATGCCGGTGTCTAACTTTTGATAGAACTGCAATTTCAGCCTGGAATTCATCTAACGCTTTGCTACTAATGACACCAGCTTCCATTCGCTTCACTGCAATTTTTGTGCCATCATCCAATTCTCCCTTATAAACAACACCAAACCCACCACGACCAAGCTCGTTCTCGGAGGCAAAATTCTTGGTCACATTTCGTAGAACCTGAACAGATATCACAAGATTGCCAGCTTCAATCACATGAGAATCCCCAATCCCGCTGCTGTTTCGACTCCCAGACCCACTCCCTGTTAGAGTTGAGATGCTTCCATTGGTATTATTAGCAACAGCAATCTTTACAATACGATCCGAATCAGATGGATCTCTTGGGTGAATCACCAGTGAACTAGGAGCCAATAAAGCATCCTTCCTTCTTCTCCTGAAACAATACACATAAATTGGAATGAGCAGAAAAGCTGCAGCCGCCACACCCGCAATGGGAGCAACAATAGTAACCAATGCTTTGCCTTTGGATTTCTTTGCTTCATTAGAACTACTTGGATTGTTATTCGAGTGTGCAGGTGTAGACCCCGTTGAAGGCTCATCATTCCCAGATCCAGTTGACGGATTATTGTTCCCAGATGAAGGAGCTTGGGAGTGTGGATCCAACAGAGGATTCCCAACAGTCACAAGTTTCACTCCGGGGCGAAACTTGGGCATTGGACCGGATATGTTATCGTCACTCAGATCCAACAACGAAAGAGACGACAAGTTAGTCCAATTACTAGGTACCACACCACCAATATGGTTACCACCCAACCTAATTTCAGCAAGAGAACCCAAGTTTGCAACAGAAGGACTCAACGTCCCATTAAGCTTAAAATTTGGCAAATTAATCATAGAAACCTTGCCATTAGTATCACACTTGATTCCCAACCATGGACCTGAACAAGGGTCATTACCAGTCCAAGAATCCACCAGATTAGAAGGGTAATTCAACCCACCAAGAAATTGCAAGAGTGCCATGACCTCAAAGGCGCATGGAATCCCAGGCTTGTCTTGACAAAAATCATTGTTATCAAAAGTAACATTAACAGCTTTGAAATCAGGGATAGGACCCATCAAATGGTTATTGTTCAAATCAAGAGTGTCCAATTTCATGTTACCTAATGCATCAGGTACAAGCCCAACTAGCTGGTTTCCGTTGAGATTAAGATCCTTCAACGAATCCAAGTCTCCAATGTTCTCCGGAATCGACCCACTGAACTTGTTTCCATGAAGCCACAAACTTGTCAGTGAAACCATAGTGGAAACCACATCAATTGTCCCAGTAAGCCCCTCACCCTGCTGGTTGTTCAGCCACAGAACCTGCAATACGGTGCCGTTTAGTGTCGCCGGCAACTCTCCGGTCAAATTGTTGTCGGAAAGTTTCAGGAACGAGAGAGAGTTCATCTTCCCCAGAAAATCCGGCAAGGAACCCACCAAATTGCAACTCATACAAGAGAGATTGGTCAACTGAGTCGAACCCTGAAGACTCGGCGGGAGACTCCAGCCACCATTAGTGGCATTGAGGTTGTTGTGATCCAACGCAAGAACCTCCAAGCTATCGAGACCGTCGAAGCAATCTGATGGTAGAGAATCGAAGTTGTTGTAGTCCAAGAACAAGTACTTGAGGTCCTTCAAACCCTTGAAAGAGGGTAAAGGACCGTTGAGACGGTTATTCTGGAGGCCAACGTTGGTGAGTGCGGTGAGTTGGTTGAAGGTGGTAGGCAAGGGACCAGAGAGGTTGAGATTCTTGGCTTGAATCTGAGCAACTCTGTTTCCGTCGCAGAAGATGTAGTCCCAGCGAGGAGCGCCGCATGGGTCGCCGCCATCTTCGGGCCATGGAAGGAGCTTAGGGTCGTCAAGTCCTTTTCGGAACTGGTGGAGGATGCTAACGTCGTTGGGGTCGGTTTCGGCGAGGATATGGCGGACAGCGAGGAGGAAgagggagaggaagagagagaaggcGGTGGACATGGCGGCGATGAGTGAGGTTCATGAGGTTGAGAGAGAGTGCGGAggaggtgtttgatgaaatgacaCTGAGAAAGTAGTCATGTTATTATGGAAAGttagaaagaagaagagaaaggtgGTTAGTGATGAGTGAAACTGATGAGGGAGGGGTGTAAAGAGTAAAGACAAAAGAGGGAATTATTGAataatgtgtgtgtgtgtgagagagagagggtttttccttctttctttttgtgGCTTTTGAGAGTGGGGGAAACAATTCTCAGATTCCAAATTCGTACTTCCCGTTCCTGCtgttctctctgtctctctctctctctctcccctccttcttcttcttcttcttctgctacgGTGAATTGCTTTCTCATCTCTCACAATATTGCCACGCCACGTCGCCACCTTATAtcattatttttatggttttttttttaatgtgtttgTTTTGTATcacaaacaataataataaaataatatgtgTCATTATTCAGCCTGCCAGCTGCAAGGCCCGGGAGGCCGGGAGGGatttaattttcatttcaaattttttattttagcttctaattataataataagagaaattttatagatttttaaaatttaacgtTGACACAACACAAGCCTGTCATGCTCAAACCGATGACTATGAATTTTAATTACCTTTCTTTTTTGCTCTTGGTCATTACTTTTTCTCTCTGAAATATAAATTCAGCACCTTAATATGAAGATGATTGTCATACTTGTACTCTTGTAGTAGTCGCGATACAAAAAAAANNNNNNNNNNNNNNNNNNNNNNNNNNNNNNNNNNNNNNNNNNNNNNNNNNNNNNNNNNNNNNNNNNNNNNNNNNNNNNNNNNNNNNNNNNNNNNNNNNNNNNNNNNNNNNNNNNNNNNNNNNNNNNNNNNNNNNNNNNNNNNNNNNNNNNNNNNNNNNNNNNNNNNNNNNNNNNNNNNNNNNNNNNNNNNNNNNNNNNNNNNNNNNNNNNNNNNNNNNNNNNNNNNNNNNNNNNNNNNNNNNNNNNNNNNNNNNNNNNNNNNNNNNNNNNNNNNNNNNNNNNNNNNNNNNNNNNNNNNNNNNNNNNNNNNNNNNNNNNTAacatctaaaaataattttaacataaattaaaaatattataaataaacattaagaataataaaaaaaatgaataaatactTAAAATAGTATATGAAATTTGAGATTGTCTTTAAATTGGTTTTCTAAACTTTAATCAACTCAATTTAACCCCTCAAATTTTTAAATGCAACTCACATTTGTCTTTGTGGTGATTTCTATTAATAAAAATTTCCATTCAACAAAAATAGCAACCTTAATTTTGGAGAACTTAAGACTCGTTTTAGGTTTTATAAGCAATTGAAAGAGCTATATTGAGCAAGAAACAAATTTCGTCAAGTTATTTAATTACGAGATCCGCTATACATCTAAACTTTTTGaataattaaatctaattaaattaGCCTAAagttaacaaaattatttttattatac harbors:
- the LOC107622272 gene encoding receptor protein kinase TMK1 encodes the protein MSTAFSLFLSLFLLAVRHILAETDPNDVSILHQFRKGLDDPKLLPWPEDGGDPCGAPRWDYIFCDGNRVAQIQAKNLNLSGPLPTTFNQLTALTNVGLQNNRLNGPLPSFKGLKDLKYLFLDYNNFDSLPSDCFDGLDSLEVLALDHNNLNATNGGWSLPPSLQGSTQLTNLSCMSCNLVGSLPDFLGKMNSLSFLKLSDNNLTGELPATLNGTVLQVLWLNNQQGEGLTGTIDVVSTMVSLTSLWLHGNKFSGSIPENIGDLDSLKDLNLNGNQLVGLVPDALGNMKLDTLDLNNNHLMGPIPDFKAVNVTFDNNDFCQDKPGIPCAFEVMALLQFLGGLNYPSNLVDSWTGNDPCSGPWLGIKCDTNGKVSMINLPNFKLNGTLSPSVANLGSLAEIRLGGNHIGGVVPSNWTNLSSLSLLDLSDDNISGPMPKFRPGVKLVTVGNPLLDPHSQAPSSGNNNPSTGSGNDEPSTGSTPAHSNNNPSSSNEAKKSKGKALVTIVAPIAGVAAAAFLLIPIYVYCFRRRRKDALLAPSSLVIHPRDPSDSDRIVKIAVANNTNGSISTLTGSGSGSRNSSGIGDSHVIEAGNLVISVQVLRNVTKNFASENELGRGGFGVVYKGELDDGTKIAVKRMEAGVISSKALDEFQAEIAVLSKVRHRHLVSLLGYSIEGNERILVYEYMPQGALSKHLFHWKSFGMEPLSWKRRLNIALDVARGLEYLHSMAHQSFIHRDLKSSNILLADDFRAKISDFGLVKLAPEGEKSVVTRLAGTFGYLAPEYAVTGKITTKADVFSFGVVLMELLTGLMALDEGRSEESQYLAAWFWHIKSDKKKLRAAIDQSLDIKEETFETICVIAELAGHCTAREPSQRPDMGHAVNVLAPLVEKWKPFDDDTEEYSGIDYSLPLNQMVKDWQEAEGKDLSYMDLEDSKSSIPARPTGFADSFTSADGR